A genomic segment from Coccinella septempunctata chromosome 3, icCocSept1.1, whole genome shotgun sequence encodes:
- the LOC123310420 gene encoding anti-sigma-I factor RsgI2-like, with the protein MKSFVCIAVLSVLATVNAGFAGSYSGGDEGGYQQSGYGGGIEEHHDSGHHVHHTVEITKPVPVPVYKHVSVPIPHSVPVPVPKPVAVPVPQPYPVHIHVPQPVAVPVIKTITIPIEKPVPYKVEKEVTFHVEKPVPVKVEKHVQIPIPKPVPVKVPVYKVIYHHSKSHHHH; encoded by the exons ATGAAATCTTTC GTATGCATAGCTGTCCTTTCGGTCCTAGCAACAGTAAATGCCGGCTTCGCAGGTAGTTACAGTGGTGGCGATGAAGGTGGCTATCAACAGTCTGGATATGGTGGTGGTATAGAAGAACACCACGACTCTGGTCATCACGTCCATCACACCGTGGAAATAACCAAACCAGTCCCGGTGCCAGTCTACAAGCACGTCAGCGTTCCAATCCCTCATTCCGTTCCTGTTCCAGTTCCCAAACCAGTCGCTGTGCCAGTCCCACAGCCCTACCCTGTCCACATCCACGTTCCTCAACCCGTTGCCGTCCCTGTCATCAAGACCATCACCATCCCAATCGAGAAACCAGTGCCTTACAAGGTGGAGAAGGAAGTTACCTTCCACGTTGAGAAGCCAGTTCCTGTTAAGGTTGAGAAGCATGTGCAGATTCCCATCCCTAAGCCTGTACCAGTCAAGGTGCCAGTTTACAAGGTCATCTACCATCACAGCAAATCTCACCACCATCACTGA